Proteins from a genomic interval of Deltaproteobacteria bacterium:
- a CDS encoding PAS domain S-box protein yields MSSPKLWNRNTASRLGRALAALPVPALIVLLALFTATDYAEVVFESPWLLTLLNGVFLSLIPAIIVYFTIKAYLGSGSMGLLGLSCGAFLMGLSASVTGLLIGDADGPNKAVTFYNMGFFLAGAFHCAGAAIVLAGIEPESSPRRRRITVAGLYLGMVLVMGLWLMAALNGFTPVFFIQGVGPTLIRQVVLGSAVGLFALSAGLVGLLFLRSRAPFQYWYGLGLFLIAIGLFCVLVPKTVGCPIGWLGRSAQYLGAVYFLVAVAGVVRGIRTGGVVPGEGISSLFQHRLEKLVAERTRELTIINERLKHEISERKQAEEALQKAHNELEQRVGERTADLVREIREREKAERGLRDSHARYKGIFENTRNGIAVYEAVDNGEDFVFIEFNSAGERIDHVDRKDLIGRRVTEVFPGVKEFGLFEVLQRVWRTGTAERHPISTYKDGRIAGWRENFVYKLPSGDVVSVYSDETQRRRAEEALQENEKKYRVLVENAGEVILVAQDGQIMFVNRRISDVTGYLPEELIGKPFSDYIHPDDRETVAERHINQLKGAAGPGVNPFRVITREGAVRWAESNIVLIEWEGKPATLNFITDITDRKRAEEAHDKLQSQLHQAHRMESIGILAGGVAHDFNNLLTTIIGNAQLAQADLPKDDPLREDMEEIRKAGERGAMLTRQLMTFSRREPRQMEILDLNDVVEDMDKLLRRLVRESIELRMIPAPGLWKIRGDVGQMEQVIMNLAVNARDVMPEGGTLTVETANVELDTAFFHAHDVAGEPGSFVMLAVTDTGPGMDKTLQERIFEPFFTTKERGAGTGLGLSTVYGIVKQSEGFIWPYSQPGMGTIMKIYLPRAEDVPRRVLKEETAETEAGGEVVLVAEDNAPLRELAVKALEKAGYRVLTAGDGEEALRVSEAFKGEIHLLITDVVMPRMGGQELAGSIRTQRPGIKVLYMSGFPDRDLSHAGALDSDATFLQKPFTPESLCLKVRETLGT; encoded by the coding sequence ATGAGCAGTCCGAAGTTATGGAATCGTAATACCGCTTCCCGTTTGGGGAGGGCGCTCGCCGCACTCCCGGTTCCCGCGCTGATCGTCCTTTTGGCCCTCTTCACGGCCACGGACTATGCAGAGGTCGTGTTTGAATCCCCCTGGCTCCTCACGCTTCTGAACGGGGTCTTTCTCTCGCTGATCCCTGCCATCATCGTCTACTTCACCATCAAGGCCTATCTGGGCAGCGGGTCCATGGGTCTTCTCGGCCTCAGTTGCGGGGCCTTCCTCATGGGACTGAGCGCCTCCGTGACCGGCCTTCTCATCGGCGATGCAGACGGGCCCAACAAGGCCGTTACCTTCTACAACATGGGCTTTTTCCTGGCTGGGGCCTTTCACTGCGCCGGCGCCGCAATTGTCCTGGCCGGCATCGAACCGGAATCCAGCCCGAGGCGCAGGCGGATCACCGTGGCGGGCCTTTATCTCGGGATGGTCCTGGTTATGGGACTGTGGCTCATGGCGGCCCTCAACGGGTTCACGCCGGTCTTCTTTATTCAGGGCGTGGGCCCCACCCTGATCCGGCAGGTCGTACTGGGGAGTGCGGTCGGCCTGTTCGCTCTCTCTGCCGGGCTGGTCGGTCTTTTATTCCTCCGCTCGCGGGCCCCCTTTCAGTACTGGTACGGTCTCGGGCTCTTTCTGATAGCCATCGGTCTCTTCTGCGTGCTCGTCCCCAAAACCGTGGGCTGTCCCATCGGATGGTTGGGGAGATCGGCCCAGTATCTCGGGGCCGTCTATTTTCTTGTGGCGGTGGCGGGCGTTGTGAGGGGGATTCGCACAGGCGGAGTGGTGCCGGGCGAAGGGATCAGCAGCCTTTTTCAGCACCGGCTGGAAAAACTGGTGGCTGAGCGGACCCGGGAACTGACGATCATCAATGAGCGGTTGAAGCATGAGATCAGCGAGCGCAAGCAGGCGGAGGAGGCCCTTCAAAAGGCCCATAATGAACTGGAACAACGCGTCGGGGAAAGGACCGCCGATCTGGTTCGGGAAATCAGGGAGCGCGAGAAGGCGGAAAGGGGATTGCGCGACAGTCATGCCAGGTACAAAGGGATATTTGAAAACACGCGAAACGGCATCGCGGTATACGAGGCCGTGGACAATGGCGAGGACTTCGTATTTATCGAGTTCAATTCGGCCGGGGAGCGAATCGATCACGTGGATCGGAAAGACCTGATCGGCCGTCGCGTAACCGAGGTGTTTCCCGGGGTCAAGGAATTCGGCCTGTTCGAGGTCCTTCAAAGGGTGTGGCGTACCGGAACGGCTGAGAGACACCCGATATCTACCTATAAGGATGGGCGGATTGCCGGATGGCGGGAAAATTTTGTGTACAAGCTGCCCTCGGGGGATGTTGTTTCGGTTTACAGCGATGAGACACAACGGAGACGGGCAGAGGAGGCCCTCCAGGAGAACGAAAAGAAGTACAGGGTGCTGGTGGAGAATGCCGGTGAAGTCATCTTGGTGGCACAGGATGGGCAAATCATGTTCGTGAACCGGAGGATTTCGGATGTTACGGGGTATCTCCCTGAGGAATTGATTGGAAAGCCCTTTAGTGATTACATCCATCCGGACGATAGAGAAACAGTGGCCGAGCGGCATATAAATCAATTGAAGGGTGCGGCCGGGCCCGGGGTAAATCCCTTTCGAGTTATCACCAGGGAGGGCGCGGTCAGGTGGGCGGAGAGCAATATCGTCTTGATCGAGTGGGAAGGAAAACCGGCAACGCTCAACTTTATAACGGATATCACTGATCGCAAGCGGGCGGAAGAGGCGCATGACAAGTTGCAGTCCCAGCTCCATCAGGCCCATAGGATGGAGTCCATCGGGATCTTGGCCGGGGGCGTGGCCCACGATTTCAACAACCTCCTTACCACGATCATCGGCAATGCGCAGCTGGCCCAGGCCGATCTGCCGAAAGACGATCCCCTCAGGGAGGATATGGAAGAGATTCGAAAGGCCGGCGAGCGGGGGGCCATGCTGACCCGGCAGCTTATGACCTTCAGCCGGAGAGAGCCGCGTCAGATGGAGATCCTCGACCTCAACGACGTGGTTGAGGATATGGACAAGCTCCTTCGGCGTCTGGTCAGGGAGAGCATCGAGCTGCGGATGATCCCGGCGCCGGGGCTGTGGAAGATCCGGGGGGACGTGGGACAGATGGAACAGGTGATCATGAACCTGGCGGTCAACGCCAGGGACGTCATGCCGGAGGGCGGGACCCTGACCGTGGAGACGGCCAATGTGGAGCTGGACACGGCATTTTTCCATGCCCATGACGTCGCCGGAGAGCCTGGATCCTTTGTGATGCTGGCAGTGACCGACACCGGACCCGGCATGGATAAGACCCTCCAGGAGCGGATATTCGAGCCTTTTTTTACCACCAAGGAGCGGGGGGCCGGCACAGGGCTGGGGCTGTCCACGGTCTATGGCATCGTCAAGCAGAGCGAGGGCTTTATCTGGCCCTACAGCCAACCCGGCATGGGAACCATCATGAAGATCTACCTCCCCAGGGCCGAAGACGTCCCGAGGAGGGTATTGAAAGAGGAGACGGCAGAAACAGAGGCCGGCGGCGAGGTGGTGCTGGTGGCGGAAGACAATGCACCGCTCCGGGAACTGGCCGTCAAGGCCCTTGAAAAGGCCGGGTACCGGGTCCTGACCGCCGGCGATGGCGAGGAAGCCCTTCGAGTGAGCGAGGCATTCAAGGGAGAGATTCATCTCCTTATCACTGACGTGGTGATGCCGAGGATGGGGGGGCAGGAACTGGCCGGGAGCATTCGGACCCAGCGTCCGGGGATTAAGGTCCTTTACATGTCGGGGTTTCCTGACAGGGACCTGTCACATGCCGGCGCCCTGGATTCGGACGCGACCTTTCTTCAGAAGCCGTTTACCCCTGAATCGCTGTGTTTGAAGGTGAGGGAAACGTTGGGAACGTGA
- a CDS encoding PAS domain S-box protein: protein MNTYNKETGSAPAAVQKRIGEDAERAYQDSFRANRLGGLAVSAVILFGLYLSTLHDYLLFHTLVELFSIVVGCGIFIIAWNSRRLLDNNYLLFLGIAYLFVAFLDLIHTLAYKGMPIFQGNGADLPTQLWITARYMQSLSLLIAPFFLRRRLRSGMALGAYSLLTLLVLASLFLWPIFPSCFIEGRGLTPFKKISEYIISAILLAALAVLFRNRHEFDRDVFQWLSASISITIVAELAFTFYVSVHGLSNMVGHFCKLISFYLIYKAIIQTGLKKPYDLLFRNLRQSEQRLSQIIDFLPDATFVIDRQGKVVAWNRALEKMTGIRSEEMVGKGDYEYAIPFYGKKRPVLIDLVHAWDEETQKTYHYVKKQGDALVSETVNSLVAPGGTLWNKASVFRDENGAVIGAIETIRDISDRKQQEEEREKLIQELQTALSQIRKLSGMLPICASCKKIRDDKGYWQQVEAYITTHSEVRFSHSVCPECARELYPECYEEMFPEGQGEKG from the coding sequence ATGAACACATATAACAAGGAAACCGGATCAGCACCCGCCGCGGTTCAGAAAAGGATTGGTGAAGACGCAGAAAGGGCGTATCAGGACTCTTTCCGTGCCAACAGGCTTGGCGGCCTGGCAGTGTCTGCCGTCATTCTGTTTGGGCTTTACCTCTCGACCCTCCACGATTACCTCTTGTTCCATACCCTTGTGGAGCTGTTCAGCATTGTTGTCGGCTGCGGGATTTTCATCATTGCATGGAACTCCCGACGCCTCCTTGACAATAACTATCTCCTGTTCCTGGGCATCGCCTACCTGTTTGTTGCCTTTCTGGACCTCATCCATACCCTCGCATACAAGGGGATGCCCATCTTCCAGGGCAATGGCGCCGATCTCCCCACCCAGCTCTGGATTACGGCCCGGTATATGCAAAGCCTCTCCCTCCTCATCGCGCCGTTTTTCTTGCGTCGACGCCTGAGATCGGGCATGGCCTTGGGGGCCTACAGCCTGCTGACGCTCCTGGTCCTGGCATCTCTTTTTCTATGGCCCATATTCCCATCCTGTTTTATCGAGGGGAGAGGGCTGACCCCTTTCAAAAAAATCAGTGAATATATCATCTCGGCGATCCTCCTGGCCGCCCTTGCGGTCCTGTTCAGAAATCGTCACGAGTTCGATCGAGATGTGTTTCAATGGCTGTCGGCGTCCATCAGCATCACGATCGTAGCAGAACTGGCCTTTACCTTCTATGTGAGTGTGCACGGGCTCTCCAACATGGTGGGTCATTTCTGCAAACTCATCTCCTTTTACCTGATATACAAGGCCATTATTCAAACCGGGCTCAAGAAACCCTATGATCTTCTGTTTCGAAACCTGAGGCAGTCCGAACAACGCCTGTCCCAGATTATCGACTTTCTTCCCGATGCCACCTTTGTCATTGATAGACAAGGGAAGGTGGTTGCCTGGAATCGTGCGCTTGAGAAAATGACAGGTATCCGGTCAGAAGAGATGGTCGGCAAGGGAGATTATGAATATGCCATTCCATTCTACGGGAAAAAGCGGCCCGTCTTGATCGATCTGGTGCATGCGTGGGATGAAGAGACCCAGAAGACCTACCATTACGTCAAAAAACAAGGGGATGCACTGGTCTCCGAGACGGTCAACAGCCTGGTCGCCCCGGGCGGCACCCTCTGGAACAAGGCATCTGTGTTTCGTGACGAAAATGGGGCAGTGATAGGGGCTATCGAAACCATTCGGGATATATCCGACCGAAAGCAGCAGGAAGAGGAGCGGGAAAAGCTGATCCAGGAACTTCAGACCGCCCTCTCGCAGATCAGGAAACTGAGCGGCATGCTCCCCATCTGTGCCTCCTGCAAAAAGATCCGGGATGACAAGGGATACTGGCAGCAGGTAGAGGCCTATATCACCACCCATTCCGAGGTCCGGTTCAGCCATAGCGTCTGTCCCGAATGTGCCAGGGAACTCTACCCAGAGTGTTATGAAGAGATGTTTCCGGAGGGCCAAGGAGAAAAAGGCTGA
- a CDS encoding four helix bundle protein yields MTEKDKKTDIFSTPRSELRLPRSKDVLKERTKQFALRVIRLASTLPETHEGRVIRGQLLRCGTSVGANYRSAKRARSTADFINKMGIVEEEADETMYWIELIIESGLMDESRTADLYKEANEIVAMVVASINTARKRKK; encoded by the coding sequence ATGACCGAAAAAGACAAAAAAACCGACATATTTTCCACTCCACGTTCCGAGCTCCGACTTCCCCGTTCGAAAGATGTATTGAAAGAAAGGACAAAGCAATTCGCATTGCGAGTTATTCGTCTGGCCAGTACCTTGCCGGAAACGCATGAAGGAAGGGTCATTCGGGGTCAACTACTGCGTTGCGGGACCAGTGTGGGGGCCAACTACCGGTCGGCCAAAAGGGCACGGTCAACGGCCGATTTCATCAACAAGATGGGGATTGTTGAGGAGGAAGCGGACGAGACCATGTATTGGATCGAACTCATCATAGAATCCGGCTTGATGGATGAGAGCAGAACGGCAGACCTGTACAAAGAAGCTAATGAAATTGTCGCTATGGTGGTAGCTTCTATAAACACTGCAAGGAAACGGAAGAAATAG
- a CDS encoding response regulator encodes MFLPLSEETVVRPAEKAVQVSGPKRSGTVLLVEDANQVRRLEVQMLEHLGWKVLEANDGVEGIEIFREHSKDIRFVLCDLSMPRLDGWQTLAAMRGIRPDIPVILASGCDEASVMAGNQVERPQVFLGKPYGFEELREAIGRTLEP; translated from the coding sequence GTGTTTCTGCCGCTGTCTGAGGAAACGGTCGTAAGACCAGCGGAAAAGGCGGTTCAGGTCTCTGGACCGAAGCGGAGCGGAACCGTCCTCCTGGTGGAAGACGCAAATCAGGTGCGGCGACTGGAGGTGCAGATGCTCGAACATCTGGGGTGGAAAGTGCTTGAGGCAAATGATGGCGTGGAAGGCATCGAGATATTCCGGGAGCACTCGAAGGACATCCGATTTGTTCTTTGCGACCTGAGCATGCCCCGCCTGGACGGCTGGCAAACCTTGGCAGCCATGAGGGGGATAAGGCCGGACATCCCCGTGATCCTGGCCAGCGGGTGCGACGAGGCCAGCGTCATGGCAGGCAACCAGGTTGAACGGCCTCAGGTCTTTCTGGGCAAACCCTACGGCTTTGAAGAACTGCGAGAGGCCATCGGCCGGACCCTTGAACCATGA
- a CDS encoding PAS domain S-box protein, producing MNGNEPSRETLILDIEDLKRQMAALQESEGKYRQWFQDAPISLWEEDFSEVKLRIDDIKRRYAGDLEAYFHAHPDLVRELAGLVRVVDVNEATLRLYKAKTREDFVSGITRVFSTESYETFIPVLMTVGKGETRLFAEKTHMALDGEIIYIQLHWIVPPGYEHTYGRVLVSIIDISARKRMEMALRESEEKYRLIADNMADTVWVMDMNMRFTYVSPSVTRMYGTTVEEVMNQPIALSLVPESLETAVKVFSEEMLLEAQGKADPGRTRILELEEYKSDGSTIWVESSMSFLRDEHNNAVGILGVSRDITDRKRAEAERDVLEARTLQLQKAESLGRMAGAIAHHFNNQLQGVIGYLELAMGDLPKGAGPAGSMEEAIKAANRAATVSRQMLTYLGQTPGKQRTMDLSETCRLALPMLRAGMPPNMLLKTDLPPLGPVVHANANQLQQILANLITNAWEAMSEEGGTIYLNAKTVLQGDIPLRHRFPVDWRPECEAYACMEVRDDGPGIIDQEMENLFDPFFSTKLAGRGLGLSIALGIVRAHGGCITVESSCRAGSREQGAGSVLNAERGARKKKRRSSLCALLHALCAKTPWAVYFGCFCRCLRKRS from the coding sequence ATGAACGGCAACGAACCATCCAGGGAGACATTGATTTTGGACATAGAGGATCTCAAAAGGCAGATGGCTGCGCTCCAGGAGAGCGAGGGGAAGTATCGGCAATGGTTTCAGGACGCCCCTATTTCGCTTTGGGAGGAAGACTTTTCTGAAGTCAAGCTGCGAATTGATGACATCAAGCGTCGGTATGCGGGGGACCTCGAGGCCTATTTCCATGCCCATCCCGACCTGGTCCGGGAACTGGCCGGTCTCGTCAGGGTAGTGGATGTCAATGAGGCGACCCTGCGCCTGTACAAGGCAAAGACCAGGGAAGATTTTGTGTCCGGGATTACCAGGGTTTTTTCAACGGAATCCTATGAGACGTTTATCCCTGTACTTATGACTGTTGGTAAGGGGGAGACGCGGCTGTTTGCGGAAAAGACCCATATGGCGCTGGACGGGGAAATCATTTACATTCAACTTCACTGGATTGTGCCCCCGGGTTACGAACACACCTATGGCCGGGTCCTGGTGAGCATCATCGACATCAGTGCGCGCAAACGGATGGAAATGGCCTTGCGGGAGAGCGAAGAAAAGTATCGGTTGATCGCAGACAACATGGCGGATACGGTTTGGGTTATGGACATGAACATGCGGTTTACCTATGTCAGCCCGTCAGTGACACGCATGTACGGCACCACGGTGGAAGAGGTCATGAACCAGCCCATTGCCCTGTCTCTGGTCCCTGAGTCGCTCGAGACAGCCGTAAAGGTTTTTAGTGAAGAGATGTTGCTGGAGGCCCAGGGAAAAGCAGACCCCGGCAGGACCCGGATCCTTGAACTGGAAGAGTACAAATCAGACGGTTCCACCATTTGGGTGGAATCCAGCATGTCCTTTCTCCGGGACGAGCACAACAATGCGGTCGGGATCTTGGGGGTGAGCCGGGATATCACCGACCGCAAGCGGGCCGAGGCCGAAAGGGATGTGCTGGAGGCCAGGACCTTGCAGCTTCAAAAGGCCGAAAGCCTGGGCCGCATGGCCGGGGCCATCGCCCACCATTTCAACAATCAGCTCCAAGGGGTCATCGGATATCTGGAGCTGGCCATGGGCGATCTGCCCAAAGGCGCCGGTCCAGCCGGGTCTATGGAAGAGGCGATTAAGGCCGCCAACCGGGCCGCAACGGTAAGCCGCCAGATGCTGACCTACCTGGGACAGACGCCTGGCAAACAAAGGACCATGGATCTCTCCGAGACCTGCCGTCTGGCCCTCCCCATGCTTCGCGCCGGCATGCCCCCAAACATGCTCCTGAAGACTGATCTGCCGCCCTTGGGCCCCGTCGTTCATGCGAACGCGAACCAGCTGCAACAGATTCTGGCCAATCTCATTACGAACGCCTGGGAGGCCATGTCCGAGGAGGGGGGAACGATTTATCTGAATGCCAAGACAGTTCTCCAGGGAGATATTCCCTTAAGACACCGCTTCCCTGTTGATTGGCGCCCTGAATGCGAGGCCTATGCCTGCATGGAAGTGAGAGACGATGGTCCCGGAATAATTGACCAGGAGATGGAAAATCTCTTCGACCCCTTTTTCTCCACCAAATTGGCTGGCCGGGGGCTGGGTCTTTCCATAGCCCTGGGGATCGTGCGGGCCCACGGGGGGTGCATCACGGTCGAAAGCAGTTGTCGAGCGGGGAGCAGGGAGCAGGGAGCGGGGAGCGTTTTGAACGCGGAGCGGGGGGCGCGGAAGAAAAAAAGAAGATCATCGCTATGCGCTCTGCTCCATGCGCTTTGCGCCAAGACTCCGTGGGCAGTGTATTTCGGGTGTTTCTGCCGCTGTCTGAGGAAACGGTCGTAA
- a CDS encoding response regulator → MDNQQPTINHPKAPQILIVDDEEQIRRMLNRMLTRKGYACTLSADAKEARKCLEAQAYELVLCDVNMPGESGVSLAKHIDVAYKDTAVIMVTGVDDPQVADSAIEAGIYGYIVKPLDINEVLINVRNSLRRRDLEIANRRYRRDLEQMVEERTASLRRAMEGIIRAMGLTVESRDPYTSGHQHRVAVLSAAMAREMGLPKDQIEGIRMAGMIHDLGKITIPAGILSKPTRLADYELALIKTHPQVGYDILKEVEFPWPIAQIVHQHHEKLDGSGYPQGLKGEAILLEARIICVADVVEAMASHRPYRPAIGLDEALAEVADNAARLYDPEAVKACLKLFREKGFLFG, encoded by the coding sequence ATGGACAATCAACAACCAACAATCAACCATCCGAAGGCGCCCCAGATCCTTATCGTGGATGATGAAGAACAGATCCGGCGCATGCTGAACCGAATGTTGACCCGAAAGGGATACGCCTGCACCCTGTCTGCCGATGCCAAGGAGGCCCGAAAATGCCTCGAAGCCCAGGCCTATGAGCTGGTCCTCTGCGACGTGAACATGCCCGGAGAGTCGGGGGTCAGTCTGGCCAAGCACATCGATGTGGCGTACAAAGACACGGCGGTCATCATGGTGACGGGCGTAGACGATCCCCAGGTTGCAGACAGCGCCATAGAGGCCGGGATATACGGTTATATTGTCAAACCCCTGGACATAAACGAGGTATTGATCAATGTTCGAAACAGTCTGCGCCGGCGGGACCTTGAGATCGCCAACCGGCGCTATCGCCGGGACCTGGAGCAGATGGTGGAAGAACGCACCGCCAGCCTGCGCAGGGCCATGGAGGGGATTATCCGGGCCATGGGCCTGACCGTTGAATCGAGGGACCCTTACACCTCCGGGCACCAGCATCGGGTGGCCGTCTTGTCCGCTGCCATGGCACGGGAAATGGGGCTGCCGAAGGATCAGATCGAGGGGATTCGTATGGCAGGCATGATCCACGACCTGGGCAAGATAACCATTCCGGCCGGCATCCTGAGTAAACCCACCCGTCTCGCCGATTATGAGTTGGCCCTCATCAAGACCCATCCCCAGGTCGGCTACGATATCCTGAAAGAGGTCGAATTTCCCTGGCCCATCGCACAGATCGTGCATCAGCACCACGAGAAGCTGGACGGATCCGGCTACCCCCAGGGCCTTAAAGGAGAGGCCATTCTTCTTGAGGCACGGATCATCTGCGTTGCAGACGTGGTGGAGGCCATGGCCTCCCACCGGCCCTACCGGCCGGCCATCGGCCTGGATGAGGCCCTGGCCGAGGTCGCTGACAATGCAGCGAGGCTCTATGACCCGGAAGCGGTTAAGGCCTGTCTGAAGCTTTTCAGGGAGAAGGGATTTTTGTTCGGATGA